The Brassica oleracea var. oleracea cultivar TO1000 chromosome C6, BOL, whole genome shotgun sequence genomic interval TTGCCCCTAATAAACCATCGAAACCCGGTAAAGTGCTATACCAGCCTTGCCCTGAAAATAAATCTTTATCTTTCCATGATCCATCTATGAAGCACCATCGTCCTGACGTTGCTAATGTGTAAGTGGTATGTACATGATGCCCCCTCATTGGATCATTTACTACTTGTGCCTCAGCCCAGAGTGATGACTCCAATTCTGCTAATTTGAGTATTTCCCTCGGACCAATATCCAGATCGTTAAAAACTTTGTTATTCCGGTCTTTCCATATATACCATAATATCCATGCAAATTGGTGGTCATCCATCTTTGGTTTAACTCTCCAAAAAAAGATGATTCATATTAGCAAAAAAGAACTGATAGGAAAAATATTGGGATGCGATGGTATCTTAGATAATGCTCATACTTGACGTGCCGGAGGACATTCAAAAACTACATGATTTATTGATTCCTCCGGATCTCCGCATCGGGCACAACATATATCCCCTTGTATTCCTCTTGATTTTAGATTTTTCATTACCGCTATACATCCTGAGAGTTGCCATAAGAAGTGTTTTATTTTCGGAGGGCACCGCACTTTCCAGCATAAAGCTTTTAATGTATCCACCGTGGGCCATAAAAAACCGGTGGTTTTTCCTTATCAGGATAGAAACTTTTCACTTGATAACCTGATTGAACCGAATATTTCCCATTGTTGGTAAAATGTCATCCATTTCTATCCTCTATCTGATTACGACTTAATGGAATACTTCCAATAATTTATACATCATGAAGATCCACCAAAACCATGATTACCTGTAAATTTCATGTTCAGGATTCCTGATTAATGTGAGAATCCACTGTGAGATCTGGGTAAAGCTTCATATGCTAGTTCATATGTTCCCTAAATCAGTGGATAAATTACAATAAAATCGCTATTCTAGAGAAACCAAGACAACAAAGGTTTCAAACCTATCTGACCATTTTCATATGCTAGTTCATAATACAACTATGCATTAAAACAATATTGTTATTTTATTGAATTTTTTCTCAAAATCTATGTTAACCCCCTACAAAATATTCAGTTTTTCGATAAATGATTAATATATTGAAACCTATAATCTTTAGTGTGTTATTTTTAAATTTCTAGCTATATTGTGCATTTGTATTAAATTTCTGATGCACTCTTTCTCATGCATTTATTTCTTTGGAAATTCAAAATTTGAAAATTATAATTTATGGATGTGATAATTTATACTCACTAGTCACTAGTTATTATTACATACTCCGGTCTCATGATCTCGTTAATTCCTTTATTACGAAACTACCTAGAAAAATTATAACATTAGCCTTCTATGTCTAAGGTTTTTCACCTTTTTATTGCATATCATTTCAGTAACCACGTATAAACTATAATTATATACGTTTGTCATATGGTATGAGATATTAGACTAATGGATACCGAGTCAACAAATGGTCGGCTATTTTTCATTATCACATTATTAATCTATATGAACCACACTTCTCAGGTAAAAGAATTGGCAACAATTCTAAGGTATGGTTAGCTTCGGGGTTGACTTTAACTTATACACATCTGGAAAAGGTTTAAATCCGTGTTCGAATTATATATCAATGAATCAATGAATTGTTAACAACTAAACGATTATTTATTTTTAGTCAACCTATCATCTACAAGTTCTAGACGTGCAAAAGTCAAATATATTAGCAAGTTTTAATTACTAAATTTAAAATGTTGGCAAAAATGTCAAACACACACACAAGAAGATGGTCTTCTTTAAATAAATGGATAGTAGGCAGACGAATGTCTTCTATACAAAAACAAAACAGGCTTTTCTTCTCTCTTCTTCTACCAAAGGGTTTCTCAACCTCATACATAATCTCCACCGCCATGAGCCACCCGAACCACCACCAGCAGCCGCCGAGCTATGTCACCGACCCAAACACCATGTTCGTTCAAGCAGATCCTTCCAACTTCCGAAACATCGTCCAAAAACTCACCGGAGCACCACCGGAACTCTCCACAGCACAACAGAAGCTTCCTTTAACACCGAAGAAACCAGCCTTCAAGCTCCACGAACGTCGTCAGTCATCCAAGAAAATGGAGCTGAAGATCAACAACGACTCCTTCAGCCATTTCCGCCGAGGGTTCCTGGTCTCTCCCGTCTCTCACCTGGACCCATTCTGGGCGCGCGTGAGCCCACATTCAGCGCGTGAGTATCCTCACACACCACCGGACAATGAGGAGCAAAAAGCTATCGCGGAAAAAGGGTTCTACTTCCTTCCGAGTCCGAGAATCGGGGTTGAGCCAGCACCGATGCTTTTGCCTTTGTTTCCTCTTTCTTCTCCCAACGGCACTAATCACCGTAATGACGATGATTATCGCGACTGCTAATCATAATTTGTAGTCATAATTTCAGTTTTAGGCTATATATTGATCTTAAGCTGGTGACATCTCTGTTGCTTTTTACTTTTTGTTAGGGATAATCTCTCTTTTTTATTATCATCATCATCCCTCGTAATTAACTTGTTGAAGGGTCAACTATTTCGCCGCGTGTAGTCCACTATCATCAGGATATAAATATTTATTGTACAAGTTCTTTCTGTGACAAAAGAAAAAAATCTTCTTCTTTCATACTCGGCAAGGAAGCCAAAATCATTTCACAAGTAGATGTTTTAATTTATTTATTTTATTTTTTTTAACACAAGTAGATGTTTAATTACAGCTCCATTTTGTACACTATATACTAGTAGCTTTATATATCAAACAATTGATTTTGCTTACAAATGAGTTGATTCATGAGGGGGATGTGAATGAATAGATAACCTATATGTTGACGTTTTGGGTTATGGAAGAAAGTAAATTGAGGTCAGTTCTTTAGGGCGATAGGGTAGACAGTGTGTAACAGTGTTCCGTTCAATTTAATTAGTGTGTGTCATAAAGCTGCCAGCCGTTGGATTTAATGACAAAGCTGTGACGCAGAATGAAGCTATTTCCTCTTCACATCCAACGGCTAAGATTAATTATATAGATGAAAAAAGTAGTGGTATTAATAATAGATGTTACTTGTACCAGAGGGTGTCTCTGCCTCTCACTTTAAAGTCAGTTGTCAGTCTATCTTCGAACTTTGCCCCCTCAGGTGTAATCCAAATTTGAAACCTCTTTTCAAATCCTAGCCGTCCATTTGTCAAACCTAACAAGTGCCCTCACAAGCCCATTTTGAGTTCAAGAGAAGCATGATTTACTGAACCTACAATAACAAACTTAATGGGTTTCTTACACTCTCAGCCCATTCAGCTTACTTAGGATCCTTTATATTTCATATAAGTTTTGTGTTGACATTTAAAAATCTGCCTGTATTAGTACCCTTTCTTTATTATGTCTTTTGTGTGTTGATTTTATGTTTTCTCTCAGAATAGAATGAATAAAAGATCATCTCTTCTATGGAAAACATAGTTCACCTCACTGGTCCACCTCTTAGTTGATACATACTATAGATACTTGATAGGTCTGCCATTAAAACTTAACAGTTCGATATTTCCTATTGAAAATTTTGTAAGAACATAGATATTCAGTAGACGTCACATTATAAATTTATAAGTGGAGAATATCATATACTAATATTTATTTGCATAATCACAACTACATTTATTTTATTCTTTCCAAGAAAGATTTATGCGCTAGACTGTTTTTTGTTGGGATTTAGAGCATTTTTAAATCTAAACCGTTTAATTTTTTTCTTTTTATGGTCTAAAAAAAATTAAAATACAAACCAATCGCGAACTGTCATGTAACGGTGTAATCCGCAAACAAGTACAAAAACCCATCCAAAATAGGTCCTCATTTCATTACTTTTGGTCTTTATTTCATTACTTTTGTAATCGGTTTTTAGTAAAAAAAACCAACCAAGATCGACCCTTATTTCATTACTTTTGGTCTTTATTTCATTATTTTTGTGATCGGTTTTTATGGGATCCCCCGATTAAGAAACCTCTAATAAGATAAAGATGGTCTTAGATCCAAACTCCGAAGAGTGGAGCTTTTCATATTAAACCTCTAAGAAGCAACCAGCTTGCACGTGACCAACATGTGTTTCTAATTTTACCCATCTAAAGCTACCTAAATCACAGATATACCCTACGGTAGCTCCAGCGTAACCAGCCAAAGCCTTGCCGTTGCCGATCACAGTCAGCTTTCCCGGCCTCGCTGCCGCGTACGCCACACTGTACACATCAGCAGGGATTTGGCCAACTATCTGCCACGTGCCATTCCTAAGCACCATCACATCTCCACGCCAGCACGCGTACAGGTCCCCGTTTTCGCCGGTGGTAGCGTATATCGGAGCGCTTACGGTTTCCCCGCCGTCGAGAAACTCCTCTCTCACTGGACCCCATTGCCACGCGCACACATCGAAGGATTCAGCAGATTTACTGAACTGCCCCTGTTCCTCCGTGGCGTATCCACCGATGACGTGGAATTTGCCAGCGTGGAAAATCGCCTTGCACTCGTCTCGTTCCCGCGACATATACGGCAAAAACATCCACTCGTCTTCCGCCAAATCATACACGATCGCTGACGTCAGCGCTTGCTTCTCTTCGTCGTGTCCACCGGCAACCAGCACCGTCCGATCTGAATCCGAAGCGCATCCGAAGAATGATCTCTTGACACCTGGCATGGTCGCCCCCGCGCGCCATTTGGAGCTGAGGAAACTGAAGACGAAGACCGAATCAGAGGCCTGCCATGTAACCGGGTCAAGCCCACCCAATACAATAAGATCCGACCCGATAGAAACAAGTTTACAGAACAGAGGCAGTCCGTTGAGTCGACCCGGAATCGGAGGAAGCTCCGTCCAGAGACCCGACCCGGATTCAAGAACAGCGACCCGGTATTCCGGCGATGCGAAGTTCTTGCCGGATCCGGGTTCTCTGTCCGTGTCGACACGAGCTTGCGACATGATGAGAAGCTCTTGGCTATGCCCTGAAGCTTTTCGTTGCTGGAAAAACTCAGAGAGAGAGACTTCACGGTTCCAGCCTCTGCAAACGGAGGCCATAACAGGGAACTGTTTGTAAGAGGAGCGGAGGAGACACTCGCGAGCTACGTCGTAGGGGAGATTAGGGATGAGTTCCATCTCGAAAGATTTTATTTTCTTTAGTTTCTGGAGAAGACAAGAAGGGAAGAGATTGAAGCTTTTTAAAAAGAGTGAAAGATGTTAAAGTGAGAAAAAAGGGAAGTGGATAGAGAGAAGGTTGAGAAGATGCTGAAGGTGGAAGAGGAGAGTGTGTCGCTTTATAGATATTTGATTTGATGATAAGTGTTTCTAGAAACTCTCAACTCCTTGATTCATTCATATCCTTCCTTATTATTATTTGCCTAAACAAATAATTCGTGAATTTTGTCTCTGTCTAAAGAAAAACAATTAGTTTTTTGTAAGTTTGTTTTATACTCCTTCCGTTTCATATTAAGTATCGTTTTATAGAATTTTTTTCGTTACAAAATAAATGTTGTTTTCGATTTTCAATGCAAAATTTATTAATTTTATGCAAAATTTATTTTTCTATTGGTTGAAATATGGTTAGGTGTATAGGTAATAATATTTTTTATAGGAAATGTACAAAATTAAT includes:
- the LOC106300543 gene encoding VQ motif-containing protein 11, producing MSSIQKQNRLFFSLLLPKGFSTSYIISTAMSHPNHHQQPPSYVTDPNTMFVQADPSNFRNIVQKLTGAPPELSTAQQKLPLTPKKPAFKLHERRQSSKKMELKINNDSFSHFRRGFLVSPVSHLDPFWARVSPHSAREYPHTPPDNEEQKAIAEKGFYFLPSPRIGVEPAPMLLPLFPLSSPNGTNHRNDDDYRDC
- the LOC106300542 gene encoding F-box/kelch-repeat protein At1g80440; amino-acid sequence: MELIPNLPYDVARECLLRSSYKQFPVMASVCRGWNREVSLSEFFQQRKASGHSQELLIMSQARVDTDREPGSGKNFASPEYRVAVLESGSGLWTELPPIPGRLNGLPLFCKLVSIGSDLIVLGGLDPVTWQASDSVFVFSFLSSKWRAGATMPGVKRSFFGCASDSDRTVLVAGGHDEEKQALTSAIVYDLAEDEWMFLPYMSRERDECKAIFHAGKFHVIGGYATEEQGQFSKSAESFDVCAWQWGPVREEFLDGGETVSAPIYATTGENGDLYACWRGDVMVLRNGTWQIVGQIPADVYSVAYAAARPGKLTVIGNGKALAGYAGATVGYICDLGSFRWVKLETHVGHVQAGCFLEV